One Branchiostoma floridae strain S238N-H82 chromosome 1, Bfl_VNyyK, whole genome shotgun sequence genomic region harbors:
- the LOC118429486 gene encoding galactose mutarotase-like isoform X1 produces the protein MSGKISVEDFGTTPEGQAVQRFVLRNNSNVCLKLISYGATIQAIEVPDKDGKVADVTLGFDTLDGYLGKHPYMGVVAGRVANRIAKGTFSLDGQEYKLACNNGPNHLHGGLKGFSHYVWDSSVEGDSVKFTYVSADGEEGYPGEVTAQVTYKLTNDNEVDIQYQATTTKATPINLTNHAYFNLAGHSEATIYDHIITIMADKYTPTDDDALTTGEISPVEGTLWDLREGVRMGDRVNSVPGKAPGYDQNFCITQPGDNQLCARAQHPASGRTMEVRTNQPGVQFYTASYLDGTLAGKGGAKYNKHAGFCLETQVYPDAINKPHFPSSVLRPGETYHHHTSYKFVLG, from the exons ATGAGCGGGAAAATTTCTGTGGAAGACTTTGGGACGACACCTGAAGGACAAGCTGTCCAGCGCTTTGTCCTCAGGAACAACAGCAACGTCTGCCTAAAGCTCATCTCCTACGGAGCGACAATCCAGGCCATAGAAGTGCCGGATAAGGACGGGAAGGTTGCCGACGTGACACTAGGATTTGATACTTTAGATG GCTACCTTGGCAAGCATCCCTACATGGGTGTTGTGGCTGGGAGAGTTGCCAACAGGATAGCCAAGGGGACCTTCTCACTGGATGGGCAGGAGTACAAGTTGGCCTGTAACAACGGTCCAAACCACCTGCATGGTGGACTGAAGGGCTTCAGCCAT TATGTGTGGGACAGCAGTGTGGAAGGAGACAGCGTCAAGTTCACCTATGTGAGCGCCGACGGTGAGGAGGGCTATCCTGGGGAGGTCACCGCTCAGGTCACCTACAAGCTGACCAATGACAACGAGGTTGACATCCAGTACCAGGCCACCACAACCAAGGCAACACCCATCAACCTCACCAACCATGCCTATTTCAACTTGGCAGGGCAC AGCGAGGCAACTATCTACGACCACATTATTACCATCATGGCAGACAAGTACACACCAACTGATGATGACGCCCTTACAACAG GTGAGATCAGCCCAGTGGAGGGCACCCTGTGGGACCTGCGTGAGGGGGTGAGGATGGGCGACCGTGTCAACTCCGTCCCAGGGAAGGCACCTGGCTACGACCAGAACTTCTGCATCACACAGCCGGGAGACAACCAGCTGTGTGCCAG GGCCCAGCATCCAGCCAGTGGCCGGACTATGGAGGTGCGGACGAACCAGCCCGGGGTGCAGTTCTACACGGCCAGCTACCTGGATGGGACGCTGGCTGGCAAGGGTGGGGCCAAGTACAACAAACATGCAGGCTTTTGTCTGGAAACCCAGGTCTACCCTGATGCCATCAACAAA CCCCACTTCCCCAGCAGTGTGCTGCGCCCAGGCGAGACGTACCACCACCACACCTCCTACAAGTTTGTGCTGGGGTAG
- the LOC118429486 gene encoding galactose mutarotase-like isoform X2 yields MSGKISVEDFGTTPEGQAVQRFVLRNNSNVCLKLISYGATIQAIEVPDKDGKVADVTLGFDTLDGYLGKHPYMGVVAGRVANRIAKGTFSLDGQEYKLACNNGPNHLHGGLKGFSHYVWDSSVEGDSVKFTYVSADGEEGYPGEVTAQVTYKLTNDNEVDIQYQATTTKATPINLTNHAYFNLAGHATIYDHIITIMADKYTPTDDDALTTGEISPVEGTLWDLREGVRMGDRVNSVPGKAPGYDQNFCITQPGDNQLCARAQHPASGRTMEVRTNQPGVQFYTASYLDGTLAGKGGAKYNKHAGFCLETQVYPDAINKPHFPSSVLRPGETYHHHTSYKFVLG; encoded by the exons ATGAGCGGGAAAATTTCTGTGGAAGACTTTGGGACGACACCTGAAGGACAAGCTGTCCAGCGCTTTGTCCTCAGGAACAACAGCAACGTCTGCCTAAAGCTCATCTCCTACGGAGCGACAATCCAGGCCATAGAAGTGCCGGATAAGGACGGGAAGGTTGCCGACGTGACACTAGGATTTGATACTTTAGATG GCTACCTTGGCAAGCATCCCTACATGGGTGTTGTGGCTGGGAGAGTTGCCAACAGGATAGCCAAGGGGACCTTCTCACTGGATGGGCAGGAGTACAAGTTGGCCTGTAACAACGGTCCAAACCACCTGCATGGTGGACTGAAGGGCTTCAGCCAT TATGTGTGGGACAGCAGTGTGGAAGGAGACAGCGTCAAGTTCACCTATGTGAGCGCCGACGGTGAGGAGGGCTATCCTGGGGAGGTCACCGCTCAGGTCACCTACAAGCTGACCAATGACAACGAGGTTGACATCCAGTACCAGGCCACCACAACCAAGGCAACACCCATCAACCTCACCAACCATGCCTATTTCAACTTGGCAGGGCAC GCAACTATCTACGACCACATTATTACCATCATGGCAGACAAGTACACACCAACTGATGATGACGCCCTTACAACAG GTGAGATCAGCCCAGTGGAGGGCACCCTGTGGGACCTGCGTGAGGGGGTGAGGATGGGCGACCGTGTCAACTCCGTCCCAGGGAAGGCACCTGGCTACGACCAGAACTTCTGCATCACACAGCCGGGAGACAACCAGCTGTGTGCCAG GGCCCAGCATCCAGCCAGTGGCCGGACTATGGAGGTGCGGACGAACCAGCCCGGGGTGCAGTTCTACACGGCCAGCTACCTGGATGGGACGCTGGCTGGCAAGGGTGGGGCCAAGTACAACAAACATGCAGGCTTTTGTCTGGAAACCCAGGTCTACCCTGATGCCATCAACAAA CCCCACTTCCCCAGCAGTGTGCTGCGCCCAGGCGAGACGTACCACCACCACACCTCCTACAAGTTTGTGCTGGGGTAG